The Oceanispirochaeta sp. nucleotide sequence TGATTCCTGGGGCGATAGTTCAAGTTGTACGCGCAAACAGAATGGGACCAATGGTTCTTTATGTACAGGGATCTCAGATTATGATTGGCCAGGGGATGGCAAAACGTATCTATGTCAAGCAAAACTGATTTAACTCTTGCATTTACGGGTAATCCAAATTGCGGGAAAAGCTCCCTTTTTAACTTACTGACCGGAGCAAAACAACAGATTGGAAACTGGCCGGGTGTTACGGTAGAACGTGTAGAAGGTCGGTATCAATATAATAATCAAAGCTATAATATAGTAGACCTCCCTGGTATTTATTCCCTTTCTCCCAATTCTGAAGACGAACAGGTCTCCAGGGATTACATCCTCAGCGGGAAGGCTGATCTTATAGTCAATATCCTGGATTCTTCAAACCTATCCAGAAATATGTATCTAACTGCTCAGCTGATCGAAATGAAAGTTCCGGTTGTTGTTGTTCTGAACATGATGGATCTTGCCGAGAGCAGCGGACTGAGCATCGATATTGATCATCTTTCAGCTCATTTAAAATGTCCGGTGATCGGAGTCAGTGCAGTCAATCAGAAAGATATATCCAAGCTTAAAAATTTTCTTGAAATGAATTCTAAGGAAAATCCGATATCTTCTGTCGATCTTAAATATCCAAATGAAATAGAAGATCTTGTAAGAAACTGGAAAACCCGTCTCGAAATCAAGGCTCAGGAACTCAATCTTGATTCACGCTGGATGACTCTCAGGCTTATTGAAGAAGACCCATGGGTTAGCTCTGTTGTATGTGATGCCGGAATCTTCAACAAAGAAGAAATGGAATCAGAGCTTAAGGGTGTTACACAGATTCTAAATGAAACTCCCGACATGATCATCGCCGATTATGTTTATGGGGCTGTAAACGGAATAACTCGCGAGGTTGTGAAACGTATTAAAAAGGTTAAGCCTCTGAATGATATCGTTGATTCAGTTGTGATGCATCCAATATTCGGCATCCCCATATTTTTTGCTGCAATGATGCTTGTATTTTTTGTCACAATCGAGGTTGGGAATATATTCGTTGACTTGTTTGACACCATTGCCGGGATGATCTTTGTAGATGGAGTCAATTTTTTACTGTCATCTGTAGCTGCTCC carries:
- a CDS encoding FeoA family protein is translated as MSLSEIEPGKSAVVESILGGKKLRQKLVNLGMIPGAIVQVVRANRMGPMVLYVQGSQIMIGQGMAKRIYVKQN